The following proteins come from a genomic window of Salvia hispanica cultivar TCC Black 2014 chromosome 4, UniMelb_Shisp_WGS_1.0, whole genome shotgun sequence:
- the LOC125222279 gene encoding subtilisin-like protease SBT3, with product MSPSLKMEFPNSAVQLLLSLFLLVHHVSSQRSTYIIHMDKSSMPMAFSTHHFWYSSLLTSSKSTSQTSANADKSEPKLIYTYDHAFHGFSAVLSEDELDALKNSAGFISAYKDGVVTPDTTHSTKFLGLTSASGLWPASNYGKDVIIGIIDTGIWPESPSFKDDGMTEIPARWKGACNGGEDFNSSLCNKKIIGARYFNQGGRAENPDREFKDSARDDDGHGTHVASIAAGNIVEGVSFFGYAPGTARGVAPRARVAVYKVLFFGAAESDMLAGMDQAVADGVDIISVSISSRAENLYESPFAIASFGAREKGIMVCTSAGNRGTRGVRTIFKGVPWAVVVASGTVDRWFAGTLTLGNGKTITGWTTFPARANIRNLQLVYNQTSSACDSPEFFTEAPSDSIFICNLNTGNADLGTVMLYQPGTNVRASIVITSTTAEIFRSTSFPEPGVVITPEEGEEVIRYASTSASPTATIDFQQTILGRDGPRGVPALSDDSSRGPGISYERILKPDLMAPGVLILAAFHPQLMATRIGRNIDLSSDYNLLSGTSMACPHVSGIAALLKAAHPDWSPAAIQSAMMTTANPLDSNKQPIKDLVGIEASPLGIGSGHVDPNRALDPGLVYDASVQDLVNLVCSMNFTRNQTQTIIKSSYSCLNPTADLNYPSFVALIRAEEIGRTLTRMFRRRVTNVGNGVATYKVTVEAPVNTTAVVEPQTLVFRRKNEAKRYSLTIRYKADIEIQHREGAVIWTDQTGKYRVRSPIMVSAAADNFE from the coding sequence ATGAGTCCTTCACTGAAAATGGAGTTTCCAAATTCAGCTGTTCAGCTTCTCCTCTCACTGTTTCTGCTTGTTCATCATGTTTCATCACAAAGATCCACTTACATTATCCACATGGACAAATCCTCCATGCCTATGGCATTTTCCACTCACCATTTTTGGTATTCTTCTCTTCTTacatcatcaaaatcaacGTCTCAAACTTCTGCAAATGCCGACAAATCCGAGCCCAAGCTCATCTACACCTACGACCATGCCTTCCATGGATTCAGCGCTGTGCTGTCGGAAGACGAACTTGATGCCTTGAAGAACTCAGCTGGCTTCATCTCCGCCTACAAGGACGGTGTCGTGACACCGGACACGACACACTCCACCAAGTTCCTTGGCCTCACCAGTGCCTCCGGTCTCTGGCCGGCATCCAACTACGGCAAAGATGTTATAATCGGCATTATCGACACCGGTATCTGGCCGGAGAGTCCCAGCTTCAAGGACGACGGGATGACTGAGATCCCTGCAAGGTGGAAGGGGGCTTGCAACGGCGGTGAAGATTTCAACTCATCGCTGTGCAACAAGAAAATCATCGGAGCCAGATACTTCAACCAAGGAGGCCGAGCAGAGAATCCGGATCGGGAGTTTAAAGATTCAGCAAGGGACGACGATGGCCATGGCACCCACGTGGCGTCTATTGCAGCCGGAAACATCGTGGAGGGAGTTTCCTTCTTCGGCTACGCCCCCGGAACGGCCAGGGGGGTTGCTCCCCGAGCTAGGGTCGCAGTCTACAAGGTCCTCTTCTTCGGAGCTGCTGAATCTGATATGCTGGCTGGAATGGACCAGGCCGTTGCAGATGGAGTCGATATAATATCCGTCTCAATAAGCAGCCGCGCGGAAAATCTGTACGAGAGCCCTTTCGCCATAGCCAGCTTTGGCGCGAGGGAGAAGGGGATCATGGTTTGCACGTCGGCAGGGAACCGCGGGACTCGTGGAGTTAGGACTATATTTAAAGGAGTCCCGTGGGCCGTGGTTGTCGCTTCAGGAACCGTTGATCGTTGGTTTGCCGGTACTTTAACTCTCGGCAACGGAAAAACCATCACCGGATGGACCACATTTCCAGCAAGAGCCAATATCAGAAACCTGCAGCTCGTCTATAACCAAACCTCATCTGCTTGCGACTCGCCCGAGTTCTTCACAGAAGCGCCTTCCGACAGTATCTTCATATGCAATCTGAACACCGGAAATGCAGATCTTGGTACGGTGATGCTCTACCAGCCTGGTACTAACGTCCGAGCAAGTATCGTCATCACTTCAACCACTGCTGAGATTTTTCGATCGACTTCATTTCCTGAACCGGGAGTTGTCATTACCCCGGAAGAAGGGGAAGAAGTGATCCGTTACGCATCAACTAGCGCTTCCCCGACAGCAACCATTGATTTCCAGCAGACTATTTTAGGAAGAGACGGGCCGAGAGGCGTACCGGCTCTTTCAGACGACTCGTCAAGAGGCCCCGGGATAAGCTATGAGCGTATACTGAAGCCAGACTTGATGGCACCCGGGGTGTTGATCTTAGCAGCCTTCCATCCTCAGCTCATGGCGACAAGAATCGGTAGAAACATCGACCTCTCCAGCGACTACAATCTGTTATCAGGCACATCCATGGCATGCCCTCATGTCTCGGGTATAGCGGCCCTTCTTAAAGCCGCGCACCCTGATTGGAGCCCTGCAGCCATACAGTCCGCGATGATGACAACCGCTAATCCTCTCGATAGCAACAAGCAGCCCATAAAGGACCTTGTGGGGATAGAGGCCTCGCCACTTGGCATTGGATCGGGCCATGTTGATCCCAACCGGGCGCTTGATCCGGGTCTTGTCTACGATGCTTCTGTACAGGACTTGGTGAATCTGGTGTGTTCCATGAACTTCACTCGCAACCAAACTCAAACGATCATAAAGTCAAGCTACAGTTGCTTGAATCCGACGGCTGATCTCAATTATCCGTCGTTCGTGGCTCTGATTCGGGCGGAGGAGATTGGGAGGACGCTGACTCGGATGTTCCGGAGAAGAGTGACGAATGTAGGGAATGGCGTGGCCACGTATAAGGTCACGGTGGAAGCGCCGGTGAACACCACAGCTGTAGTTGAGCCTCAAACTTTGGTGTTTCGCAGGAAAAACGAGGCGAAGAGGTATTCGCTCACGATTCGGTATAAGGCTGATATAGAGATTCAACATAGAGAAGGTGCAGTCATTTGGACAGACCAAACCGGCAAGTATAGAGTGAGAAGTCCGATTATGGTGTCGGCAGCAGCCGACAATTTCGAGTag